Within Portunus trituberculatus isolate SZX2019 chromosome 18, ASM1759143v1, whole genome shotgun sequence, the genomic segment TGAGATTTTTGCACTTGTAACCTTGTAAATCTTATATGAATATGTTATTTCTTTAATCTTTACTTTTTACAATAACTGATaactgcgtgtgtgtatgtatgtgtatttacctagttgtattgtacagggttcgagcggggctcatagtgtcctgtctctatatctccatttatctagtctttctttaaagttatgcacactatgtgctgtgacaattccattatccaatgcattccattttttcaccgttctgtgtggaaaactgtattttccaatatccttcacacactgcctcatctttTCATGTgaagcaaagtgtgtgtgtgtgtgtgtgtgtgtgtgtgtgtgtgtgtgtgtgtgtgtgtgtgtgtgtgtgtgtgtgtgtagcgataCGAGATTACACATCTTGCATTTGGAACTGTGCCCCCTATAGGAAGGTATTACGCTCGACTTTACTTGAGTGGCGGCGTCAGGGGCGCATGATAGATATTTGATACACTAGACAGATGAAGAATTCGGAAATAAACCACAGTTGCAAGACAAGCTTCGGGCTAACCACTATGTTTAGACTGACTGCCAATATGATCAAAGAATATTTACGGGATCAAACAAAGAACAGAGAATGAAAGATGAGTACCCAAGTTGGTATCAATGCGGGCCCCTTCAGTGCGGAGCGGCAGCACGTAACGGCGGTGCACGGACAAGTCTTGAGGGGAGACAGTGTAGTCAGCTTTGGATAGGTTCTTGAGCAGGAACTGTGAGATGACCTACGGAAGGAAGGCCAGGCGATGTTATCACGTATTTTCATCACAGCATATCAAGGACGAGTAGGAAGGTGACAGAAAAATGTGGGTCATTCACCATAATTTTCAtgctaaatatttttttttctttttcttttttctttttttacgttatggcctatagcgcctgtaggcatacttgaagagtataggtGGGAAGcgttgttaagcttccgcccattagtggcgcaggcaattttacctatatagtggtacccatattagagatcatatcaccacccaagcgcacctttggtgtaaccacctggaacctgggtatcatggtgacatgtaggtaactttaaaccactcgacaaatggcataggttcaaagcggtacgtggtgggattcgaatctatgAGTGGACATatgtccgatcccacgctcaccatttTATCCACTACGCCTCCGCCTCCCTAATTATAGTTTATTTTCATGGCCAGTTAGCATCAAGGTAAGATCTTTGTATATGTGAGATTATCATTTGCTGGATGGTGATTAAGCAGAAACACGGCACGAAGAATTCCACTAACCTCTCCAGACTTGATGGCACAGAGATCCACCACCAGATGACCGTCCTCCTCGTAGGCGTTGGTGTGGTGGAAGGTGAGGAAGGCGTCGGAGGCGTATTTGGTGGTGATAATCTCCCCTGTGTCACGCCGCACCACGTGAAACTTGGTCTGTATGTAACGcgagccggagagagagagagagagagagagagagagagagagaaggaagggaggataatTACTTGTTAATAAGAGATTAAATTAGTGTTAGGGAATTTTCATTGACCTTTCCTGGCGACTCCCGATAATTAATTATCATGGGTATGTAAGTACAATACATTTCACATGTGAATTAAATGGCTCACGTAACTTTagtgaaacattttttttatcttataattttgttgcccttggccagtgtccctcttacataaagaaaaaagatcatGACGACTTCATTTGGTGCATGTATAGAGAGAAATGTCAGGTACGTGTACTTCAGCAGTAAgagagctggtggtggtaagggtgaGAGGCTAGAGATAAAGGCTCAagagtgctggtgatggtgaagtgagTGTCAGTGGTGGAGATGAAACACGTAGATGAATGTGGTCATACTCAAAGTGGTAATGTATGAACGAACCTTGTGTTTGCCGTGCCACTCCATCGCAGACAGGAAGCTTTTGCCTAGAAGCATGCTGACGAGAAACTTCTTCAGGTTAAGGAGGAAGGGCTGCTCCACGAAAATAAAATAGTTATCGGTGATACCGAAGGAATGGTAATAGGAAGGAAACATCTTATTTTGGCAGGGTATTTTGGTTACCACGCTGGCCTGCTCCAGCGAGGACTTCTTTTTGCCTGCCGATATGCAGAATCACATTAGTCATTGAATAAAGGGGCTGATGAAAATCATTTAAAGGAAGCTTGGAAATCAAAGATCACTAGTAGGTCGTATCAAGTTAGGCATGATATCAAACAGAAATATCAAGAAGTTTCAGACGGAACAGCAAACTCGTACAGCAAATATTCCCTACCATTGACCATTGCAGGTGGAGGAAACTTGGCAATGCAGTACTGCGGTCCCTCCTTGCTGGCGAAGGAGCTGGCCATGTTGTAGACAGTGCCGTCAGGGTCTATATGTGGGTGAGCCGTGGCAGTGTTGACAGCCACCAGGTAGTCGTCCAGCGTTGTCTGTCATCAGTAATTACACAGTTTTTGTCTCCTGAGGTTGGCATAAAGATATCTTGTCAACATGTCTGCTTCAAATAACAAACAAGACTTAAATAACTTGCCAAGACTTGCCTTCTCGCCCACTGTCTCCAGCGTCTCGGGGTCTATTCTTCGCATCACGTTGGTCTCCGTCATGGCGTACAGCTCATCGCCGAAGTGACACACGCTCACCAGGCAGTTGTCCGTCATTTCCCTTTTGGTCAGCGGCGTGAAGAACGTCATGAACCTGTGAAACAAAGAACCACTTGCAAGCCGGTCGATAAAGAGCCTGGAATTTGTCATGAGCTTGTTGCAAGAGTGCTTCATAAAATCTTGCACGTTCCGCTTATCAACATCCTCATCGGTTATGTTGTTCTCTTAGGCGGGACAAGTGTGTGATATGGTATAGCAACTGTgatctttaactctctctctctctctctctctctctctctctctctctctctctctctctctctctctctctctctctctctctctctctctctctctctctctctctctctctctctctctctctctgtgtgtgtgtgtgtgtgtgtgtgtgtgtgtgtgtgtgtgtcatacctCTGAAACAGCGTCTTGCAGGGGTCTGGATACGCTCCTGTGCCAAATTCCGTCACAATGATACGATTCGCTCTCAGGTTTTTTTTGTAGGTGTCACTCTGGATGAATCTGAAGAAGGAGGCAGAGTAAAAGCTTTCCAGACGTGGTTATCACTGTTTTGAAAGCAAAGAATCTTGAGATATAACTGTCTGCAAAATCTTAGTTAAGTCGACTGTAGCAAGTGATTCAttcgttttattatttctgCTTTTAAATTCGTTTAATTGAAATTATATGACTGAAGATTATTTACCGTACTTTCTAAATGAAACAAGGTTATTATTTCAcgattttcctctttgttttcctcgttCTCCCCTTACAAATCCGTGTTTACCTGGACTGGTACGTAACGCGGCCGTCAGAGATGTTGAACTGGTGAATGAGTGCAGACATGTCGAACAGGTGGTTAAACTGAGTGTCACCGAAGCCTGTCTTTCCTGGCCCGTTGCGAGTCAGGCGTCCGCTGAGCCACTGCGGGAGCTCTCCTGAAAAAGTTCAGGGAAATTTATTCATGGATATATATATCATCGGCAGTATAGGTGACGATCATGCAGTGCTGCTTTctgtttactattattattattattattattattattattattattattattattatcatcactattattattatcattattactattattattattattgttattattattattattattattattattattattattattattattattattattattattattattattattattattattattattattattattattattattattattattattattattattattattattattattattattattattattattattattattattattattattattattattattattattattattattatcattattattattattattgttattattatcattattgttgttgttgttgttgttgttgttgttgttgttgttgttgttgttgttgttgctgttgttgttttcttgctgTATATAGTGGCTTCAGAAATATCTCTGTGGTTATCTTCGGCAGGCGGTTTCAAACGGTGGCACTACGTCGTCTCCACCACGCCCTCATCCTCTATCCTTAAGGTTTTTCATGAACTCCATATGTGTAAATTTCGGTTGTGTTATGTTGTTCATGTAAATAAATACCATAACTCATCAAAATTCACAATAATTTTAGAAAATTATATGTCATAGTAAAGAAATCAAATTTAGCTTGCTGCATAACTTCTAGGAGACATCGTGTAAATTTCAAGAAAGTAATTAATTTTGAAATCGAATTTTTTGTAGAAATCTTTGCTATTGGTTTACACATTGAGAGTTTCAAAGGAGCTCGTTTCTCGTACTAACTAATGGCCAATTAGAACTCGCAAAGTCATGtcagaaaataacaagagattTGAGAAAACCAGTGGCTTTGGCTTTGGCACATCCACATCGCTGCGCCAGGATTCAAGGTTACCACACTTCATATGGCACATACGTACTATATGAACCCTTGGAGCAACGTGGACTATGCGTATGATGCGTAGCCTTGCAGGGTTCTCCGAGTACTCAAATGTCTCTCATGATTCTTGCTAAGCTACGCAGTCACCATGCACGACTCTCACATACTCCCAACCACCTTCGCCACAAAcacagatactactactactactactactactactactactactactattgctgctgttgctgctactgttccAAAGACGACGGCGGcggctgctactgctgctgctgctgctgctgctgctactactgctactactgctacttctactactattgttataattactgctactgctactgttactgttactactgctactacaaatgATCCACATGGTCGGAAGGTTCCTGCCAGTGTTCAGGATAATCCGGTGCCACAGTGGTCGGTCCTCACCTTTGACCTTGCCCTCCACAGGCTCGGTGGTCTCCTTCTCACAAGAGCGCGTCCAGATGAGGGAGTTGTTGGTCTCCTTCAGGTACACTGGGCTGTGGTTTGCCGCCATGATCGATTGCTGCAGTAattatgtgttgttgtttttgttttgttggtgttgcttaTGTGATGTTGCCGTCGTCTGGCTGGTGTTATTGCTGCTTTgctagtattgttgttgttgttgttgtttaggacTTATCAACGTCTGTAACATAAAGTCATACCATGCAAAATGAATGACAGATTAATGCATGATAAtctaatttttattttccatacaCTGTCAGCATTTGATTTTATCTCCCTAAATTTATCTCACTGGATGAACAAAAAGCAACGGCATTCTAAGGATGGCGTCACATTCCCACCAACGGCATTCTAAGGATGCCGTCACATCCCCACCAACGGCATTCTAATGATGCAGTCACATCCCCACCAACGGCATTCTAATGATGCAGTCACATCCCCACCAACGGCATTCTAATGATGCAGTCACATCCCCACCAACGGCATTCTAAGGATGCCACGAGCCCACGAGCCCACAAGCGGTGGGAAGATAGAACAGTATCACAAGTACTATCAGTATTTTAGCAGCCTTGCTAGGAAGGGCGGTCGAATATGTTGACAACACCCACTTAAATACCGTAAAGAAACGTATTAGTCTATGATTATAGTGCACAAGACATCATAAGATACTGACAATTGCTGCTGAATTTCTGTATAGAATTATATGGCAATGGTGACAGTTATTTGTTGCACTAATAAAGAGATATGCTGTAAGTACGGAAATGATAGGAGAAAACAATATGTAATTGTTATTGGTAAAAACGATGATGACGCTGACGAAAATAATTTACAGACAAATATTAAAGCAGAAACTGTCAGCACACACCGTAAACCAAGGAAATAGTTTTGCTCTCGGATGTGTCATCTGACAACTATAATTTCTCTTTACATACATGATTATCATTGACATTGGCAGGACAGGTGTGAAGCGCAAGACATTGTCTGTTTCTTACAGCGTGAGGTACATGAGTAAATTAATATTTAATGATAAAATTGGAGCAGAATGTGAGAATGAGTGAAAGGGAGAACTTTAAGTTGAGAACTATTTTCTCAGTGAGAATCAGTGTATAGTGGAACTAAATCAAAGTTCGAGCGCGCGTAAGTTATTTCTTATACAATTCAGCAGCTACTTTAACTCCTATGCATAATACATTAAGTACCGGAAACAATCTTAGTTACTGCAGCAAAGAGACTAAACATTAACTGCTAAGCtgcagcactactactactaagtgcAATCGTAAGCCAGCTGGCATTGCGTACGTACTAACCTTACAGGCGGCTGTTGCCACACTAGGGACTCAGGTCTCGTTAGACTCAGGGACCTGCGTGATACTGGACATGGATGAAGGTCTGCTACTCGTACTAACACCATCTGCATTTCTACCGGTTACCTAATGTACTTCACATACGTTTTTATGTAAAAGatagtttcgtgtgtgtgtgtgtgtgtgtgtgtgtgtgtgtgtgtgtgtgtgtgtgtgtgtgtatatatatatatatatatatatatatatatatatatatatatatatatatatatatatatatatatatatatatatatatatatatatatatatatatatatatatatatatatatatatatatatatatatatatatatatatatatatatatatatatatatatatatatatatatatatatatatatatatatatatatatatatatatatatatatatatatatatatatatatatatatatatatatatatatatatatatatatatatatatatatatatatatatatatatatatatatatatatatatatatatatatatatatatatatatatatatatatatatatatatatatatatatatatatatatatatatatatatatatatatatatatatatatatatatatatatatatatatatatatatatatatatatatatatatatatatatatatatatatatatatatatatatatatatatatatatatatatatatatatatatatatatatatatatatatatatatatatatatatatatatatatatatatatatatatatatatatatatatatatatatatatatatatatatatatatatatatatatatatatatatatatatatatatatatatatatatatatatatatatatatatatatatatatatgtgtgtgtgtgtgtgtgtgtgtgtgtgtgtgtgtgtgtgtgtgtgtgtgtgtgtgcgtgcgcgcccGCCCACTCAAATGAaacgtaaatctctctctctctctctctctctctctctctctctctctctctctctctctctctctctctctctctctctctctctctctctctctctctctctctctctctctctctctctctctctctctctctctctctctctctctctctttgtgtgtgtgtgtgtgtgtgtgtgtgtgtgtgtgtgtgtgtgtgtgtgtgtgtgtgtgtgtgtgtgtgtgtgtgtgtgtatgctgaaatcgatttttttttttcacctgttaCCACGAAAATTTGATACAAGCCATCCAGTATGGAATCAGTGATATGCTCAGTCATCTAAGGTGTGGTCGTGTAGCAATTAATGTGGaaaatattatttatttgttctattAGTTTCTTATATAAGCAGGTCTCAGACCACGACAACAAAACATTTATCTCCAAAAGTACTTTTAGGAAGTTTTCTTGAGTATTTCATAGTCTTTATCAGCACATGAGGCACCAATGTAAAAAAAGCATTGAAGAAGTTTACAGCCAACGtataaaattgagaaaaaatatatgaaccgTGCTGCAAACAAAATTAAGTCCATGAAACTTTTACTAGCAGAAATTAATTGACTATGTTTATTCTTACCTCTAAAGTGGATGCTCCCTTGCTAGTGACCCGATACCGATGTCAACAATTGATCAAACTTAGCAACATTCGGTTCGTCATTTCATGGTACTGCATGGCTACGAGGCTTATCCATGAGGATTTTTGGTAACATTGTGtcaaatttattatgttttgtcaGCCATATGGACAGCTGTCTTCAGCTGATTTAGGCAGCATTGAAAGTGAGCTCGTGGTGAGTGATCAGCCGGTGCAGTGACAGGACTCTTAATTTTGTGGAGGTTAGGCGTGTATCTGTCATAAATGATATTGTTGAAATGACGTTGTCTGTCTTTACCATCCAGTGGGATTGCTTCAACATGTCTAAAACTGGTATCAGAGCTATTTGCTGACTTCTGAACATGAGGTTGTAGGCGCGGAAGCATCATTGTGAGACTCCTAACTTTTTCAATGACGACCTCGAGGACTTCCAAGATAAAAACCTCTCAAACAAGAAAGAGGTGCCATGCAGCGCAGTCAACCGGCAAGGCCCTCTGGAATGCAGTGGGAACTTGATGAACATTCTTCGTCAGGAACACACAGGTTATGATAAATTCCTGTTCtgg encodes:
- the LOC123505907 gene encoding beta,beta-carotene 15,15'-dioxygenase-like, translated to MAANHSPVYLKETNNSLIWTRSCEKETTEPVEGKVKGELPQWLSGRLTRNGPGKTGFGDTQFNHLFDMSALIHQFNISDGRVTYQSRFIQSDTYKKNLRANRIIVTEFGTGAYPDPCKTLFQRFMTFFTPLTKREMTDNCLVSVCHFGDELYAMTETNVMRRIDPETLETVGEKTTLDDYLVAVNTATAHPHIDPDGTVYNMASSFASKEGPQYCIAKFPPPAMVNGKKKSSLEQASVVTKIPCQNKMFPSYYHSFGITDNYFIFVEQPFLLNLKKFLVSMLLGKSFLSAMEWHGKHKTKFHVVRRDTGEIITTKYASDAFLTFHHTNAYEEDGHLVVDLCAIKSGEVISQFLLKNLSKADYTVSPQDLSVHRRYVLPLRTEGARIDTNLVTLKGTKCTARKLKDGTIFLEGQDISANVIDLPRINYKYNGKPYSFAYGVEVNPLGVQFSRLVKINVRTGETQVWHEEGKLVSEPVFVAAPDATREEEGVVLTILLDRDNPAFVALLVLDPTSWKEVARVEFKAQGKVTQTFHGQFAATGDSVHLF